From the genome of Pleuronectes platessa chromosome 19, fPlePla1.1, whole genome shotgun sequence:
TCTGTAATCTTTGTATTGGCtaaaatcacattttctttctgcaaTCTGGCTTGGAAATTGTAAATTGAGATAGATTTGAGATATGTGATCTTTTCTGTGCGAAAAGATTTTATCTCTACCTTATTGATAGTATCTAATACTGCAACTATTATTTTCACAAGAAAATCCATTACATATTTGGGCTATAAATGTAAGAAAATGGTTAACGATGCACCAGGTGAATACATTTGTTGCGGTTAAACTAACCATCCaacaaacacttttattggcagacattttgacttggATTAGCCGGAAACGCATTGAGAAAAGTAATTCTGTTCAACGATGGCTTTGTTCTATTAAAGTAAGTGAGTCATAATAAATAAGTGAGCTTGCATCATACCACACCTCTGGAATGTGCTCAGCGAAACTGGATTTAGTTATTTTCACATGCTCTGCAACACCTACGTTTTTCCTGCTATGAAAGAGGGTCCGTACCCGAAGATGTTAAGTTTCCAAATGATGGAATGGATCTTAGTTGCATTGAGTAATGTAACTACTTGGTCAACAATTGTTTGTACAGTGGAATGGAAATGTATTAATTAGAGGGCTAGTTAACTGTGATATTGCTGAAGCAAGTAAACAAACCAAAGATGCTGCACCACCAAGAACATAATAATGTATTTCCTGATGCCTAACTTTTTGGATGTATGCACATCTTAGACTTGCCAGACAGGTTTAGAAAGGATAAATAAAATTGATGATGCAGAGACGTGCTGACTTCGTCTCTAGTACAAGTCGAACTTGCTTCGTCCCTAGTACAAGCAGATGTTATACTGTTATAGAATTGTCTGAAGCCTAAGCTGAAATCAATATTTTCTCAGACTTGAACAGTCTTCCCCCGAAACAAAGAAGTCATTATACAAGTGATTCCGCATGCTCAATGGTAGCAACCATAAGTAGTAACCAGATCCTCATGTGTAAAATCTGTGGAGTGGCccttttttttaaccttgtCTTTCACTTTCAGATGAGGAACAACAAGAAAACGGCCATTCTTGTTAAAGAGGTGAACAGTAAGAAGAGGCTGTTCCTGGTTTACAGGCCAAACACCGGAAGACAAGTCAAACTGGAGACGTACACAGACATCaaaaagaagtttaaaaagGTTACACAACATTCTTTATAATTTCTTCTATGACAGGAACCCTTAACGCTTTATATGATGAATCAtcgcttctttttttctctctatctGTTAGGTGTTGTCCGACGATGCCAAGCAGCACTGGGCTGACCAGTACAAGTCGTCGGCACTAATCTGCTCTCATGCATATTGGTATGTGTATTTAATGTGAAAGGATAATACTGGttatattattactattattattattattatatctcacaacaacaccaacaatgAATATCTGTAGATCCAAATCATTATATACATTTGTACCCTAGAGGTCCATATTAGATCCTTACATCACAAAGAACACTAGCTTGTAATTTCCACATAAGTTACCTTCCTGCAGTTTGAAATTCTCAATTGATCAATAATTATGTATTAATTATAAATGATCAGAAGAAGATGGTAcccaaaaattaaaaatattttagtaTGAATCATATTGAGGGATGAAGTAAAACATTGATTGGTTTTGGTCTTTACATGTTATTTGTCATCAATAACAAAACTATATCATATCGTCAGCCTTTCACCCTTTAAAGCCACTGCAATACTTTGAGCTTCTCTGTTGATCTGTTCACTTAAAGACGTTTGGCCTCTAGCTCCGTCTAAGGTTGtaaatctgtctgtgttttattgtaTCCACAGGCGGGGGAACTGTAAGAAAGCGTCAGTGGGTCTACAGTGTGAAGTCGGTCTTCGGTGTAGGACGTACTTTGTTCTGTGCGGCTCTGTGCTCAGTGTGTGGAACGAGCTGGAGGAAGTCCTAACCCCCGTCAGTGGAACCAATGTAAAAGTGCAGATTGTTCGCCTCAGAACAGAAGATGGACAGAGGATAGTTGGTAAGTTGAAGGACATCTGCTTTACAGGAGCTGGTTAATATTTAAAGAACAATGCTAGTTTGCTTTCTTACTGAGAAGACCAATCACTACCCAATGATCTTTGTTTCCTGTGAGACACAAGGCGACAATGTGATCCTTCCATATATCACTATTCTAGGAAATATGTTCAGGTACCTGCAGGTCTTATATATAAAAGGTCCTCAAAATAATTTTAATGTAATTGTGAGAAGTATTTTAATATCTGTTGGAAGGCCTCCAGGAGATGATTTACACCTATAAATAGTGAGCGTTGTAACAGTGGATAGTGCTGCAGGATGCTTTTTATGTTGAATGTGTAGTAGTTCAACATAAAAAGTTGGTAAAAATGCTCATCTCTTAAATGGCAAGTATGCATtttaacacaaacttgatgAATAATCTTTCATTGGTTTCCTCCTTTAAACCCAGGTGGCTTTAACATAATTAATGACATTACGAGAAACTGTAGTTTACTGCAGGGGAGgactgattttctttttattagttTCCTTAGTACGCCACAGACTTTGTTTTCATTCCACTGTCCTATGCTGTAGATTGACCTTTTGTTATTTAAGTTATAGTGCTTGTGTCCTGCAGTCTTTGCTAATAAGGCTGCATGAATAAGTGAATTTCTCCTCGAAATAAAGTGGCAATTGGTTCCAACTGAAGATCGATACAACAATCATATCATAGAAGTTAGCTTAGCTCAGCATAATGGCTAGAATGGGGGAATGGCTATTATGGCTCTGTCTAAAAGTAACAGAACCTCTAGCTCCTCGTGTAGCTCCATTATTAATTTGTTACTTGTGTGTTACCTCTGTGGGAaaacgacagttttttttattttgagctgTGTCGTGAGGCAGAGTGTTTCTTGGCCCGGGGCTCTGACTTCTTGGAGTCTTTAGGATTGCCAGCTTGATATTTGCTGCACACATGAGGCTTGTGATAATCTCTCAGCCCGAAAACAAAACTGactataaatcaaaatgttGAACTGTCCCTTTGATATTAGCTGCATGCTATACTTAGGCTCATAGTTAATTATCTACCCTGTGTTTCATTTCCAGGACTTATCATTCCAGCAAACTGTGTGTCTCCATTAATTAACAAGCTGTCGACATCGGACCAGTGCCAGCAGCTCGCTGTGCAGGAGCTGCAGAAGAGGCAGCAGCTCCATCCTCAAAGTCTGAGTCACGCAACCAACACATAGTTTGGGGTGGACCACTCGTCTTCATGGGCGTCAATCATGTCTCCACCCCTCGAGTCCACATCCCACTGTGATTGGATCTGACTCAGTTAATGTCTAGCTCTGCACTGCAGGCTCCAGGACCGCTGTTCCTTGTTCTGCACCCTCACACCCCCTCCCTCACGTTCCCATTGTCTCTGAGGGTCAGAGGTGTCGCACCGAGCCGTGTTGATGCTCAGATGTAAGAAGGGGTTGTACAGAAAAAAGATTTCAGGGttttttggtttctttttttctttttcttttttatctccaGAGACTCTTTTTTTTCACCCAGATATTTAACAGGTGATTTATTGTCCTCTGACATTCAGAGTGAGAAGATATGTGATATATTGATCCAGACAGAGTTTAAACCTAGAGGGCATGTTGGCCTGTGGCTGTTATTCACTGCTAACACATGCTTTAAGCTGTTTAGTCCAGATTACCTGGTATGAAGCAACAAATTTCTTTCTTGGTCGAGACCAGAGGTGGACAAGACAAAGGCCATCATGTCTGACAACTTTGTGTCTTCAGAAAACCTGGCGTTTAATGCTAAACCACTATGCTGTAGTAATGTGTGATGAGAACTGTGGGTTCATAATTCTGCAGACATTATTCAGCCCTAAAGTAGGTAAGGTTTTGGTTCTTTTGAAGTAGAAGTGCTTTAGACCTGATGTGTTCCATCTTTCTGATGTGTTCAATCTTTCTGATGCTCTGTAGCTGTTCTATTTGCTCACGAGACAAAGACCAAAATGTTCAAAACCAGTTTGTTTTgctgtatatatttttgttggATTTCTGATAAAAATTCCTCAGTTCCTTCTCTTCCATTTTCATAACTTGTTTCCCCTTTGTCTATCAGCCAGGAGTTTGTCAGACGTGCAGTGTGTCAGTACAAACAGCTGCGGCAGTCAGGCACCTTTTTACAAAGCACTCGCAAGGAAAGATTTGTTTTAGTATCAGCTGttcatttatttctatttatagtGCAGGAACATATGAGaatatttccccaaaataaatgtttttgaaacctCTGAGGGTTGAGTTGAATCAGACAGGAGCACATTGTattcatttttacaacaaaaaggTCCAGAATGAATCTCCCATTTAGCATTATAACCAGTATGcagacacaaattaaaatggaatgcagacacaaattaaaatggaaTCGCACTAAAATGTAGTTTTAAGCAGATAAAGGATGTTTTTAACATCACTGTCAAACACTTAACTTATAGCTTCTCCTATGAAGACACCATTTATATTAGTACAACTGTCCTTTTATTATTTGGTTTAACACAAGTATCCACTACACATGGGTGTCCATCGGAGGAGTTGTGTTGACAAAAGGTAAATATACTCTTAAATCTGcccagtcattttttttaatggttgtATACTGCTTATAGTTGTTCAGCGTGACCTATTTGCTTTTAATGAAGTAAAAATTTGTGCTGTTTAACTGAATCCATCAAAATGTTTCCTTGATTGATGTTCCAggttgttttaaaaagaaaaactttggtCTTCCCCCTGACTTTCCCTCAGTCAACTTGCTTCTGTTCTGGTCTTGGTGTTATGTCGCTGGAATTCCAATGAGAAACAAATATTGTGCAACAGCCAAGAAATTCTGCAAAATCCTTGACAAAGACCCACCACTTTTTGATTCTCAAACGGAGCGACCACTGCTCTGTTCAGAGGTGTGTTTCCCCTTCTAActgtactttatttatttttaatggaaaTCCGCTCAGGTGTTAAACTCATACAAAGACCCtcgaaaagaaaaacaaatgaaaatctaAGGTTTTACTCTGTCTGAAATGCATGATTATAACTCAAAGGATCCATCTACACCTCAACTCAGTAATTATACTGTGTGGCTCTGTCTTCAGCTGGATTTAGAATGTTAAGTTATCTTTGCACTACAACTTCCTAACCTCCCCACCACACCTTATGCCTCTGCTTTTTTGGACCCAGTTGTAATTAAAACCAATGATTGCTTCTGTTTAATAGTGCACATATTTGCCTCCTCATTCCAATGTGGCATTCTATTCAACCTGCACTGGAAGGGACAGACCAAAGTCTGGATACATCTGTCCTAAGAGATGTATTCTGTCACCGAATGCTCGGACCACAGCAACTCGAACACATCCTCCACCTGTGGGATAGCCACGCCTATCAAGTGTATTTTCTCTGATGCATTTACAGACAAGTgaaaaatcaaggaaaatgtagGAAATTTGAAAAGTGATCCAAATTTTATTTCTCAATGCGGCACATCTCAACTCTTGGACAGTATTGGCAGAGACctcaatgaaaacacaagctctgcTCCCTATAACATGAGCCCACCctataaatgaatatatatcCAAGCAAACAACTAATGTTTTATTTAGTCTTTTGGTGTTCTTTACATGGGCTGCTGATGtgataatgttgttttttgGATGCCGAATAATGTCACGGCCCATTGGTTCCTCTGAAGTTGAAACACTtgaatagtttttttgtttttttttcctcttttgaaCTTTGCACGAGTTGCACTACTGACAAGAGTTGTACAAAAATTCAACATTACCTGTACATGAATGAGTGTGATGCTCAATAAAGCTCTGTATACTTCTACCTCATAGTACTGTCTTATGATGTTCATATTCATGTAGCTTTTAGACTTTAATCTTGTATCTTTTTCATGTGATATTGGTACTATGATTACCGATGCAGTAATGTCAGTCATTTTACTTTTGCATGTGGTTGAGATGCAGCTTATTTCATTTACTTTAATACAGCTGGAGGTTTAATCCGTAACATTGCATAATTATTTGATAAAATTGTAACTTCAGTTTATTAAATCGGTCGACAAATGTATGTAGTCACCCAACATCAGCTATGTAAGAATACTCAGATCTTTATTTCTACCAGTGTTGAAATATTCTGGTATACTCTACAATGCTACTTTCTCAGAGACCTATATTGGGCATTTTCAATCCATGACAGTTATTTGGAAATATTTCATAGTCAACCAAAATGAAAGGTCAGGCACCATTTTCCATTCAGACTATAAATTTTTGATTATTACCTCGTCGATGGTGGAAAAAATACTTGATCTTGAAATTAAAGTAGCAGGGTGTAAATTTGCTCATCTAGATTTCTTCACCTGTATAATAAAAGTTATTGTAAGGCAGAATGGCCTTTTATATCATATGTTATATTAAATGCTAAATGAGGCGCTAATTTGCTGATGATTGTATACTACTACTAAAAAAGATGAGAAATGGTACAATATTTGCCAACGAAAACGTGGTGACTTGGAACGAGAAATAACTTTATAAAAGAGACAGGTCATACAATCATGAGCACAGCAAAAATGAAATCCTCATTGTTGTGCTTGGAGTAAGCACATCAGGGGCCATGGGGTCATGACCCCCGGGGGACCAGGACTGGGGGCCAGACCTTGTTCTTGTGCGTCCGACCATGTGGCCCTGCAGTGGGGGTCTGATGTGAGGGGACACGTATAAAGAGCTGCGCTTCTTCTCTTGGCTCTTATTTGACGAGGACAGCGGAACCACGGCCACATGCCTCCAAAATAAAGCGAGTGGATCCTTTCATCTGATCATTCCAAGTAAATTACGTgcaaccttttttttaatttttgttttattaatgtagAGGAAGTAATGGACGCGGCCCCACAAACAAAGACAGGTATCTACAAACAAAAGCGTTTTACCTCACTCACTAAAACCTACATCGTACATATATCACATATCACCcttatatcatatttatatataatataatcacACACTGGGTTTGTTATTTTACTCTTTAAACcccgtctctgtgtgtttttaatcttgGTTGGTGATACTTTAAAATGTGTGAGAAAACTCTTCACAtgttcgtaaaaaaaaaaaaaaaagtattaaaaaaaaaaaaagagtttacaAAGTGCTGTTTAAAGTGCTCCTCCTGGTCGCCGCTGCGTGTTAAACGCGTGTTAAACCTGCGTGGAATCCTCCGCTCCGTCGGGGCAAAATTACGTTTTTCGTGTAAAATGTGATCTTTTAAAAGCACTTTTCTCGGATCAGCCGCAGCGGTACAGTTGCAGTGTTACAAAGCACAGTGGGTGTCAATATAAAGTGACGGCCATATTTGCCGGTGCCGCTGTtgtaaacaaaaagtgagagacAGACGCTTCACTGAATTTCGggtcatttttatttctttaatttacaATGTCTCTGGGAATGTCTTATAAACCGAACGTCCATCAGCACATTCCGGGAACTTCTGGGAACCAGGGTAAGGAGAAAACGTGGCGGAAAACCCGAGGATCCGTCGGTTAAACCGTGTGTTAAATTCGGGGTCTCGGAGAATACCTGGAGAAAGACCGTGTCTGTAGTTTTTGTCCAGTTATATATGTAGGGTCAGATCCTGGGAGCTAGGCTAATTCATATCCGCCATTATTACTAATGTAAAAGAGCGCCATCCGCGGGATCGGCCGCCGTAGAAACGCTGCCGGTGTGCGAGGCGAGGAGATGGCGGGTCGTAAAACGATCTTCCCCGTTGTCCGGGGTCGCGGTCCTGCCGGGCGGCCGCCGTTGTTCCGCGGTGATAGAAATGTGTCGGTAGTGTCTTGTTGAGGCGGCGTCGTTCCGCTTCCTCCATGATGCTCCTCGGTCGGAGCTGCTGATCGATCTGCCTCTGAGCCTTTCCCGACTCTTCGAGGACACCTACCGGTGGAGGATGGGTATTACAGGGGAACAAAGCAGCAGGGGAGCAGCGGTAATGGAGGAGAAAAGctacaggaagaaagaaaaacacgttCTTCTCTAGTTTACTTCAGTCACCAGAGGTGGAGGAAGGATTCGCGTCGGAAAAGTGTAGACCGACTGAGTTGCTTGATAGTCTTAACGCCAGTCTGCGGATGGATCATGAGACAACAGACCACAGGGCACCGACATGTGAACGGCCCCTGTACTCCAGCATGAAGGATCTGACATCCACAGACCCGTCTTTTCATACTTTATGTGATGGATTCGTGTTTCCTTGCAGTTGTATCTTCTCTGTGTGGTTGCTCCTGACTGTTTCGGGCCATTTCTGGTCCCTCTCAGTCTTTCGCTGTCTTTTTGTGGACGCATCTCTTTGTAGTCTTTTTTTTGGGTCATTGTGTCTAAATTGgggattttctctcttttcctggtgattttcagattttcatattgttttgtgTCTCATTAGCTGTGTTCTGGTAGTTTGGTGAATAATTTGGCTATTTTGGCAGTTTGATGTCTTTTTAGGTTATTtggtgtctctttgtgttttttccttgtgtgttttggTAGATTTGTGTTCATGTAGGTCATTTTCTGGGTTAAGGTCAggttttttttgacattttgtgtctttatgtagctttatatgtattttttatggtTTTGGTCATTTTTATTCAGTGTCTCTTTtatcttctgtgtttctttgtgggCTTCTGGTGAAAATGTCGTTGATTTGAGTCTTTTTATAGCCGAGTTGTTTGACTTCAAAAAGAGGCTCCCTGGCCCTTCTGTTCTGGCCCCATTGGTATGTGGGCCTGTGACTGACGGGTCGGCTCAGTGATCCAGTAATGCTCGATGGGATCATTTTGTCCTCAACAATAGTCAGTGGCCATCTTATCATTGAAATAGGCTTTGATTTTGCTGTAATCGTTCCTCATGTTCCTACTGAACATTGTGATTGAGCACAAAATCCACAGTCCTCATTGTGTGCAAAAATATTGTTAATTGCCAAATTCATCATAAGACAACACAACGCGTGGGCTGTCTGAGTCAGACATGTTGCAACGTGGGCATCTTCTATGTGACGACTGCAAAGTGGAACCAGGAATAATGTTTCACTGTTCAAATGAACAACTGGCTTTTGTTTCAAACAGCACTACAGACTTACAAAGGAGGGGAACTTGCCCTTAAAGTAAAAGCAGCTTTTGGTTCCACAGTCATACAGCATGGTTTTTGACTCATATAACATGGTTCAAACATGGTTGTTGTAGTGAGAGGCAATAATTTAGTCTGGCAAGATGCAAAGTGTGAGCGATCTATTTATCCACAATTCAGTAATGCTACCGTTAGAGTACTAATAGCTGACAATTTACTAAACAAGATGTTGCTTTGGGATGTGAGAGGTTGTGATTGCATGTCATTTTTATGTCTTCACAgttttctttaatctttaaGTCTAAATTATATCCAAAACGTAATCAAGATGAATTGTTAAACTTTACACTTTTGATCTGTCCACAGTTGGAAATCTCCAGTCTCCCTCAGCAGCTAACCTGGCCACGTTGCAGTCTTACAGGCCTCTCTTGAGTGACTACGGACCTCCATCTCTGGGATTCTCACAGgtacatttaacatgtcaaccTGTTTGGCTTTAACTGTGCATACTTTATGCATCCCGTCTCATGTTTCTCATATTTTTTGGACAACGGTTCAAGCCGTTTCTTCTTGTAATCTCCTCAAATGTGTTTAACGTTGCTCATCTTGCACTGTTTGCTCCAACTTCAGGGTTCCACTGGCAGCCAAGTGCCTCAGAACAAATATGCAGAGCTGCTGGCCATCATCGAAGAGCTTGGGAAGGAGATCAGGCCCACATATGCTGGAAGTAAGAGTGCAATGGAGAGACTGAAAAGAGGTCAGTGTAAACCTGGATTTGCACGTGTAAAACATAGTACAGGTGTATGTAACTCAAAGTTCGTTAACCTGAAGTGTCTTTGCGTTGTCGTTGTAGGAATAATCCATGCCAGAGGGCTGGTGCGGGAGTGCTTGGCGGAGACGGATAGAAACGCCAGGTCCTAGCTACGAACACACAGCCGTCCCTGCGAAAAGAACCAACTCTGTGTGTctcaagaaaacaataaataacttGCATGGCATTTCCTTTGAGAGGAAGAAGTAAATGAACAGAGGATGGAAAAGCAAGCTcctagaggaggaaaaaaaaaaaaaaaaacagtaacacATGATTCCTGAGGGTTGTGGAGGATCATTTTAATTACATGTGGGTTATTGGAATTCAGATATCATGGAGGATATCATGTGTTTTTATGCCCCACTTTTGGGATCTTAGTTTTGACtcaatttttaaagaaatgaattTTAAAGAT
Proteins encoded in this window:
- the LOC128424652 gene encoding cyclin-dependent kinase 2-associated protein 1, with the translated sequence MSLGMSYKPNVHQHIPGTSGNQVGNLQSPSAANLATLQSYRPLLSDYGPPSLGFSQGSTGSQVPQNKYAELLAIIEELGKEIRPTYAGSKSAMERLKRGIIHARGLVRECLAETDRNARS